In Drosophila santomea strain STO CAGO 1482 chromosome 2L, Prin_Dsan_1.1, whole genome shotgun sequence, a single window of DNA contains:
- the LOC120458082 gene encoding post-GPI attachment to proteins factor 2, with amino-acid sequence MKHFVEDQAKLLPSSIKDLQARRHFRIPVGPPLALGLLQMPVGMAYNLVMAITTDFQSTTYTSCHAFNIFPTTSAAAKSQHKVWALVCWLEFPFLMASAWLHIRFYRRNLPRPVRSFGCLMAIVMAVSSFSMLLWGNFAQEDGDSLLHIAIALSLFGSCAIYMAGSFVCAKYYMRERSRQMHDELSLRLKSGLVLTYYTWVVIMWIFYFVHQKFCLPLAYSVFGIGEFISCECFFIYLSTVYFDFYHVYIYYDQRLGFFLSEL; translated from the exons ATGAAGCACTTTGTGGAGGATCAAGCCAAGTTGTTGCCCAGTTCCATCAAGGACTTGCAAGCGAGGCGGCATTTCCGCATCCCAGTTGGTCCACCTCTCGCGCTGGGACTTTTGCAGATGCCCGTTGGCATGGCATACAACCTGGTGATGGCCATCACCACGGATTTCCAGTCCACCACGTATACCTCCTGTCATGCCTTCAACATCTTTCCCACTACATCGGCGGCTGCCAAGTCCCAGCACAAAGTATGGGCTCTGGTTTGCTGGCTGGAATTCCCATTTCTCATGGCCAGTGCATGGCTGCATATCCGCTTCTATCGGAGGAATCTGCCCAGGCCGGTGCGTAGTTTCGGTTGCCTGATGGCCATCGTTATGGCTGTCAGTAGTTTCAGTATGCTGCTATGGGGCAACTTTGCCCAAGAGGATGGCGACTCATTGCTGCACATAGCCATTGCCTTGTCGCTTTTCGGATCGTGTGCCATTTACATGGCAGGTTCCTTTGTGTGCGCCAAGTACTATATGCGCGAAAGGAGTCGGCAGATGCATGATGAACTCTCCTTGCGGCTGAAGAGCGGCCTGGTGCTCACCTACTACACGTGGGTGGTGATCATGTGGATCTTTTACTTTGTACACCAGAAGTTTTGCCTTCCCTTGG CCTACTCCGTGTTCGGTATAGGCGAGTTCATATCCTGCGAGTGCTTCTTTATTTATCTGAGCACGGTCTACTTTGACTTCTACCACGTCTACATATACTACGATCAACGTTTGGGTTTCTTCCTCAGCGAGTTGTAA
- the LOC120453105 gene encoding cleavage and polyadenylation specificity factor subunit 4 encodes MDILLANVSGLQFKAERDLIEQVGAIPLPFYGMDKSIAAVCNFITRNGQECDKGSACPFRHIRGDRTIVCKHWLRGLCKKGDQCEFLHEYDMTKMPECYFYSRFNACHNKECPFLHIDPQSKVKDCPWYKRGFCRHGPHCRHQHLRRVLCMDYLAGFCPEGPSCKHMHPHFELPPLAELGKDQLHKKLPTCHYCGELGHKANSCKQYVGSLEHRNNINAMDHSGGHSGGYSGHSGHSEGGEDMQSNHHNQSHGPGFVKVPTPLEEITCYKCGNKGHYANKCPKGHLAFLSNQHSHK; translated from the coding sequence ATGGACATCCTTTTGGCCAACGTGAGTGGGCTGCAGTTCAAGGCGGAGCGGGATCTCATCGAGCAGGTGGGCGCCATTCCGCTGCCTTTTTACGGCATGGACAAGTCCATTGCGGCGGTCTGCAACTTCATCACGAGGAACGGCCAGGAGTGCGACAAGGGAAGTGCCTGCCCCTTCCGACACATTCGCGGCGACAGGACGATCGTGTGCAAGCATTGGCTGAGAGGACTGTGCAAAAAGGGCGACCAGTGCGAGTTCCTGCACGAGTACGACATGACCAAGATGCCCGAGTGCTACTTCTACTCGAGGTTCAACGCCTGCCACAACAAAGAGTGCCCCTTTCTGCACATCGATCCCCAGAGCAAGGTTAAGGACTGCCCCTGGTACAAGAGAGGCTTCTGCCGCCACGGTCCCCACTGCCGGCACCAGCATCTGCGGCGTGTCCTGTGCATGGACTACCTGGCGGGCTTCTGTCCCGAGGGCCCCTCCTGCAAGCACATGCATCCCCACTTCGAGCTGCCCCCCCTGGCGGAGCTGGGTAAGGATCAGCTGCACAAGAAACTGCCCACGTGCCACTATTGCGGCGAACTGGGCCACAAAGCAAACTCGTGCAAACAGTATGTGGGCAGCCTGGAGCACCGCAACAATATCAACGCTATGGACCACTCCGGAGGACATTCAGGCGGGTACTCTGGACACTCCGGTCATTCCGAGGGCGGCGAGGACATGCAATCCAATCACCACAATCAGTCGCATGGACCCGGGTTCGTCAAAGTGCCCACGCCCCTGGAGGAGATCACCTGCTATAAGTGCGGTAACAAGGGTCACTACGCCAACAAGTGTCCCAAAGGCCACTTGGCCTTTCTCTCCAACCAACATAGTCATAAGTAG
- the LOC120455757 gene encoding uncharacterized protein LOC120455757, with translation MKTSGAGNPDELNKSSHSKVSKKSTKSRSKSAKLELTGKNSLSASASSSSVSAVSGGVAVGSLPATPTHLNMVTTPTTPTSSLGNYNLFDASFAVAGSGGHGLAGGIAGAEASGNSSRMGHQKSYAGFDPRSIKIFWEQHDQTDVELSQDVCARLAEDASYKVWELINNVKIYSRHSGGVVTYDLVNEVLKDADVPPMLGAMDSDWDRIDYDGSFYFHSDKIFELSAEFQKEINLCTPDDADFQSICPVEDKHTDQLRQCVQSLVTAALFADSKSQTAAVCHAFQTPLMGSIYRVIVSKMVQLLAFKQQDHLSQRCWRLLRACNYNATANHNACRPEYFNLAEVLVSQLMAPYETIKAPPVDPDPGQTTTIKMEFEEELKVEPEQCPNPETQENPDVMEVDKQEQDPQMFPGENTMEHTIYKLQSDEEEVNPQPETEHLSSYFASPVGNGLVDELCETIGQLASQSGYLQAECLFLIKRRLARFFEGRHVCSERDFRYISRAVRGLIALGEYAFREFIPYIYKLRVEDIPDSLWPDLTPAAIFLGGRDDVYLYEWLEHGCGAALQPFMVHYAQAYEKMVTRRYVKAKQPAYRIESVPGVRRLEWSTLAAAMCHGDDPSKALKPKPTLCEAFPDLQSPNLQLNCAGNIRFKFAGCRPVLLKPKVSTAPHSAESPSSTANGGAGAGGGASSDILIAKRKLFKPLTNVRKWSPISGYHFLRI, from the exons ATGAAAACCTCTGGCGCCGGCAATCCTGACGAGCTGAACAAGTCATCGCACAGCAAGGTCAGCAAGAAGTCTACCAAGTCGCGATCCAAGTCGGCGAAATTGGAGTTGACTGGGAAGAATTCCCTTTCGGCATCCGCATCATCCTCCTCCGTATCCGCAGTCAGCGGGGGCGTTGCAGTGGGGAGCCtgccggccacgcccacccaccTAAACATGGTGACAACGCCCACCACGCCAACATCCAGTCTGGGTAACTACAATCTGTTTGACGCCTCATTTGCGGTTGCAGGAAGCGGTGGGCACGGACTCGCAGGCGGCATCGCGGGCGCAGAAGCCTCCGGCAACTCAAGTCGAATG GGTCACCAGAAGAGCTATGCTGGCTTTGATCCGCGCAGCATTAAGATTTTTTGGGAGCAGCACGACCAGACCGATGTCGAACTGTCTCAGGATGTTTGCGCCCGTTTGGCGGAAGATGCCTCCTACAAAGTCTGGGAGCTGATCAAT AATGTCAAAATATACTCTCGCCACTCGGGCGGAGTGGTAACCTACGATCTGGTGAACGAAGTGCTTAAAGACGCCGATGTACCGCCCATGCTGGGTGCGATGGACAGCGACTGGGATCGGATCGACTATGACGGCAGTTTTTACTTTCACTCGGATAAGATCTTCGAACTGAGCGCGGAGTTTCAGAAGGAAATTAATCTGTGCACACCCGATGATGCAGACTTTCAGAGCATCTGTCCCGTGGAGGATAAGCACACGGATCAGCTAAGGCAGTGCGTCCAGAGTCTGGTTACGGCAGCCCTTTTTGCGGACAGCAAATCCCAGACGGCCGCCGTCTGCCATGCTTTTCAGACGCCCCTGATGGGATCTATCTACCGAGTGATAGTGAGTAAGATGGTCCAGTTGCTGGCCTTTAAGCAGCAGGACCATTTGAGCCAGAGATGCTGGCGACTGCTCCGTGCATGCAACTACAACGCCACTGCTAATCACAATGCCTGCCGGCCGGAGTACTTCAACCTGGCGGAGGTACTTGTCAGTCAGCTAATGGCGCCCTACGAAACCATCAAGGCTCCACCTGTCGACCCAGATCCAGGCCAAACCACCACCATCAAAATGGAGTTTGAAGAAGAACTTAAGGTTGAGCCTGAGCAGTGCCCTAATCCGGAAACTCAGGAAAATCCGGATGTCATGGAAGTCGATAAACAGGAGCAGGACCCGCAGATGTTTCCGGGTGAAAACACAATGGAACACACAATCTACAAGCTGCAATCGGATGAGGAAGAAGTGAATCCCCAGCCGGAGACAGAACACCTGTCCAGCTACTTCGCCAGTCCAGTCGGCAATGGCCTGGTGGACGAGCTGTGCGAAACTATTGGGCAACTGGCATCTCAAAGTGGCTACCTACAAGCAGAGTGCCTGTTCTTGATCAAAAGACGCCTAGCGAGATTCTTCGAGGGCCGGCATGTTTGCAGTGAAAGGG ACTTTAGGTATATTAGTAGAGCAGTGCGTGGGCTTATTGCCCTCGGAGAATATGCCTTTCGTGAGTTTATTCCCTATATCTACAAACTTCGTGTAGAGGATATCCCGGATAGCCTGTGGCCGGATCTGACTCCCGCTGCCATCTTCCTCGGCGGCCGTGATGACGTATACCTGTATGAATGGCTGGAACACGGATGCGGTGCTGCTCTGCAGCCCTTCATGGTCCACTATGCGC AAGCCTATGAAAAGATGGTAACTAGGCGGTATGTGAAGGCCAAACAACCCGCTTACAGGATTGAATCAGTGCCGGGAGTGCGTCGGCTGGAATGGAGTACTCTTGCGGCAGCCATGTGCCATGGGGACGATCCTAGCAAGGCACTCAAACCGAAGCCTACTCTCTGCGAGGCTTTCCCTGACCTCCAGTCACCGAATCTTCAGCTCAACTGCGCGGGCAACATTCGCTTTAAGTTCGCAGGCTGCCGCCCGGTGCTGCTGAAGCCGAAGGTTTCGACTGCTCCCCACTCGGCAGAGTCGCCTTCGTCGACAGCAAACGGTGGTGCCGGTGCCGGTGGCGGTGCCAGCTCCGATATTCTGATCGCCAAACGAAAACTCTTCAAGCCGCTAACGAACGTGAGAAAGTGGTCGCCCATCAGTGGCTATCACTTCTTGAGGATCTGA
- the LOC120455761 gene encoding probable ATP-dependent RNA helicase DDX28, whose translation MLNLSVVLRVQTARQTATYATAAAVAKTKTQAKPPKAKSSRDKAKKQKEDPLISCRRKEFDLTRYERTDAKFGSLALASKGWLHNKSKGDFFILNASVRGEELQQEMQAVDEFLACTGMSIHPQLLENLRVELGIKLLTGIQKQGMHIVHGKEHCLIAAETGCGKTLTYLLPIVDKLLQKEEITERKLNTPRVLILTPGRELATQIAGVTEKLTQGTNLKVQALLGGNTKQLMMNPQFAEVDILVATLGALSKLVTTGIYRMEQVRHLVLDEADTLLDDTFTDKLTYFLRRFPFHLLQKEDAGTQMILASATMPTNTREILHKVIDVDTIREVVSPHLHRLMPHVTQKFLRMSKADRPATLLSLVKHDLAKRRPLIVFSNKSTTSDFVSIFLNNSGVNCLNLNGDMLMKIRLGRFEQFQNGHCDVLSTTDVGSRGLDTTRARHVVNFDFPLHVSDYIHRCGRIGRVGNMDKALVSNLISSRREIDVVQRIEHAARTGGLLPNVNANIRNIINKRIVAEMKAAGIPVPPLGSQNGHPAQEEAF comes from the exons ATGCTGAACTTGTCCGTGGTGCTCCGGGTGCAAACCGCCCGCCAAACGGCTACATATGCCACAGCAGCGGCGGTGGCGAAAACTAAGACGCAAGCGAAGCCCCCAAAGGCAAAGTCCTCGAGGGACAAGGCGAAAAAGCAGAAGGAGGACCCCCTAATCTCGTGCAGAAGAAAAGAGTTCGATTTAACCCGATACGAGCGGACAGATGCCAAGTTTGGGAGCCTTGCGCTGGCCTCCAAGGGCTGGCTGCACAACAAATCCAAGGGAGACTTCTTCATTCTGAACGCCAGCGTGCGAGGTGAGGAACTGCAGCAGGAAATGCAGGCCGTCGATGAGTTCCTCGCCTGCACGGGGATGAGCATTCACCCACAACTCCTAGAGAACCTGCGAGTCGAGCTGGGCATCAAACTACTGACGGGAATCCAAAAGCAGGGAATGCACATTGTCCATGGAAAGGAGCACTGCCTCATTGCCGCCGAAACTGGGTGTGGAAAAACTCTCACTTATCTCCTTCCTATTGTGGACAAACTCCTCCAGAAGGAAGAGATCACCGAGCGAAAGCTCAACACTCCCCGTGTCCTAATTCTCACTCCCGGCAGAGAACTAGCCACGCAGATTGCTGGAGTCACGGAGAAGCTCACCCAGGGCACCAATCTGAAGGTGCAAGCCTTACTTGGCGGCAATACCAAGCAGCTCATGATGAACCCACAGTTCGCGGAGGTGGACATACTGGTGGCCACCCTGGGGGCACTTAGCAAACTTGTGACCACAGGCATCTATCGCATGGAGCAGGTTCGACACCTCGTTCTAGATGAAGCGGATACCCTGCTAGATGATACATTCACGGACAAACTCACCTACTTCCTCAGGAGATTTCCC TTCCACTTGCTGCAAAAAGAAGATGCTGGCACCCAGATGATTCTGGCCTCGGCCACCATGCCCACGAACACCAGGGAGATTCTTCACAAAGTCATCGACGTGGACACCATCCGGGAGGTGGTAAGTCCGCACCTGCACCGTCTGATGCCTCATGTGACGCAGAAGTTCCTGCGCATGTCGAAGGCCGATCGACCCGCCACACTCCTGTCACTCGTGAAGCATGATCTTGCCAAGCGGCGCCCCCTTATCGTGTTCAGCAACAAATCCACCACCAGTGACTTCGTTTCCATTTTCCTGAACAACAGCGGAGTGAACTGCTTAAATCTGAATGGGGATATGTTAATGAAGATCCGTCTGGGTCGATTCGAGCAATTCCAAAACGGCCACTGTGACGTCCTCTCCACCACCGATGTAGGAAGTCGTGGCCTGGACACCACTCGAGCACGACATGTGGTAAACTTTGACTTCCCGCTGCATGTCTCCGACTACATCCATCGATGTGGCAGGATCGGGCGGGTGGGCAACATGGACAAGGCGCTAGTCTCGAACCTGATATCATCGCGCCGCGAAATCGACGTCGTCCAGCGGATTGAGCACGCAGCTCGAACAGGTGGACTTCTGCCGAATGTGAATGCCAACATCCGAAACATTATCAACAAACGGATTGTGGCCGAGATGAAGGCTGCGGGCATTCCCGTACCGCCTTTGGGGTCTCAAAATGGACATCCAGCTCAGGAAGAAGCCTTTTAG
- the LOC120458083 gene encoding post-GPI attachment to proteins factor 2, giving the protein MLPTYERFTDPKSVFFRLPFARLALVALSLPLGGFFFCVIWSLTFDFVRSTYTHCDVTNYLPSVSAAIGNYEPQKTVWRLAIFLHLPLRLAVAKIYLEHYREHIRRSRRLLGILACVLNVVEDLALFCLSFWTSADHYETHRNAFVVFIACSECYMLVSYLLNRNIRKTVLLPHEEKSLRYKRNLFLVNVISFGMAGYCFVRHNSHCEAGVYTFFALFEYIVVLTNMGFHMTSYWDFYALNVVCDAKHGLYLSQS; this is encoded by the exons ATGCTGCCTACTTACGAGCGCTTCACTGATCCCAAAAGCGTTTTCTTCCGGCTTCCCTTCGCGAGATTGGCACTGGTGGCTCTTAGTTTGCCCCTAGGTGGCTTCTTCTTCTGCGTGATTTGGTCTCTGACCTTTGACTTCGTGAGGAGCACCTACACCCACTGCGATGTGACCAACTATCTGCCCTCCGTCTCGGCGGCCATTGGGAACTATGAGCCCCAAAAAACCGTCTGGAGACTGGCCATCTTCCTGCATTTACCACTCCGTTTGGCAGTGGCCAAAATCTATTTGGAGCACTACCGAGAACACATTCGCCGGAGCAGAAGATTGCTGGGCATCCTGGCCTGCGTCTTGAATGTCGTGGAGGATCTCGCCCTCTTCTGCTTATCGTTTTGGACCTCGGCGGATCACTACGAGACCCACAGAAACGCGTTTGTGGTGTTCATTGCCTGCTCCGAGTGCTACATGTTGGTTTCCTACCTGCTAAACAGGAATATCCGGAAGACAGTGCTCTTGCCGCACGAGGAGAAGTCGCTGAGGTACAAGAGGAATCTGTTCTTGGTGAATGTGATTTCATTTGGCATGGCAGGATACTGCTTCGTGAGACACAACTCACACTGCGAGGCGGGAG TCTACACATTCTTCGCGTTGTTCGAGTACATCGTAGTGCTGACCAACATGGGTTTCCACATGACTTCCTACTGGGACTTTTACGCCCTGAACGTGGTGTGCGATGCCAAGCACGGCCTTTACCTATCACAATCGTAG
- the LOC120450782 gene encoding uncharacterized protein LOC120450782, which produces MDNIEEATEAAFKRLQAIIPQVKQAYEEAIGQIFSDLNSSDLESCASILEAHESTSLDTEQIVSSTRRLMTKVVLDVNQCFFSGNDVETKLTTLEMLKEQFAPHEGKNWNFNCLSPEELTRPLRMHNLDLSIKFMEKQLQIQERDLEIAMTKSIANRKRIDDINADRVRVGCMMKEQMAEYQDIKPRLLEVERLMNDSYLQQ; this is translated from the exons ATGGATAATATTGAAGAGGCAACCGAAGCAGCCTTCAAACGGCTCCAGGCGATCATTCCCCAGGTGAAGCAGGCCTACGAGGAAGCCATTGGACAGATCTTCTCGGACTTAAA CTCCTCAGATCTTGAATCCTGCGCCTCCATCCTCGAGGCGCACGAATCCACAAGCCTGGACACAGAGCAAATAGTCAGCAGCACCCGGCGGCTCATGACCAAGGTTGTCCTGGATGTGAACCAGTGCTTCTTCTCCGGCAACGACGTGGAGACCAAGCTGACCACTCTGGAGATGCTCAAGGAGCAGTTTGCCCCCCACGAGGGCAAGAACTG GAACTTCAACTGCCTGTCTCCTGAGGAACTCACTCGCCCGCTGCGCATGCACAACTTGGACCTGAGCATCAAGTTCATGGAGAAACAGCTGCAGATCCAGGAAAGGGATCTCGAG ATTGCTATGACCAAAAGCATTGCAAATCGAAAGCGTATAGATGATATTAACGCCGATCGAGTAAGAGTGGGATGTATGATGAAGGAGCAGATGGCCGAGTACCAGGACATAAAGCCACGGTTATTGGAAGTTGAACGGCTGATGAATGATTCGTATTTGCAGCAATGA
- the LOC120453093 gene encoding integral membrane protein 2B, which produces MTILGKLRGEPTDQEKVPLPMNLNDEALMHHGSLIAPKVAYSDNEADTESMVFNRPQHHCLKSFLLFLIAVVVMLLGVLGGWTLYRAYAPSRSSMRYHALCEIPYPEDSMEMARVYPRTVEPFALNWRSLLPEFAQPIPNSGSLDESFFREDIELDGDSDEEGYARVDVPDFKDGRRGRFMHDFKENQSAIIDTTTGRCFIMPLDRDTTLPPTSFVDLMKKMSTGYYNIDTERVRRQMRVVMPRITDVSLISERIANECFDMKVYMMEKFVSGVSKRSADPLPESAKYAEFMGKGVVEYDLANIAEVEAYEANEASQHA; this is translated from the exons ATGACAATTCTTGGAAAACTGCGTGGAGAGCCCACGGACCAGGAGAAGGTGCCTCTGCCCATGAACCTCAACGACGAGGCCCTCATGCACCATGGCTCCCTAATCGCA CCCAAGGTCGCCTACAGCGACAATGAAGCCGACACGGAATCCATGGTCTTCAACCGGCCACAGCACCATTGTCTCAAGTCCTTTCTGCTGTTCCTGATCGCCGTGGTCGTGATGCTCCTGGGTGTCCTGGGCGGATGGACTCTGTACCGAGCCTATGCTCCTTCGCGCAGCAGCATGCGCTACCACGCCCTGTGCGAGATTCCCTACCCGGAGGACTCGATGGAGATGGCGCGGGTGTACCCGCGCACCGTGGAACCCTTCGCCCTGAACTGGCGCTCCTTGCTGCCCGAGTTTGCCCAACCGATTCCCAACAGTGGATCGCTAGACGAGAGCTTCTTCCGCGAGGACATCGAACTGGACGGCGACAGCGATGAGGAGGGCTACGCACGGGTGGATGTTCCGGACTTCAAGGATGGACGCCGAGGTCGCTTCATGCACGACTTTAAGGAGAACCAGTCGGCCATCATCGACACCACCACCGGGCGGTGCTTCATCATGCCTTTGGATCGGGACACGACCCTGCCCCCGACCAGCTTCGTGGATCTCATGAAGAAGATGAGCACTGGCTACTACAACATAGATACGGAGCGCGTGCGACGGCAGATGCGCGTGGTCATGCCCCGCATCACCGACGTCTCGCTTATCTCGGAGCGGATTGCCAACGAGTGCTTCGATATGAAGGTTTACATGATGGAGAAGTTCGTCTCGGGCG TCTCGAAGCGATCGGCTGATCCCCTGCCGGAGTCTGCCAAGTACGCCGAGTTCATGGGCAAAGGCGTCGTCGAGTACGACCTGGCCAACATCGCCGAGGTGGAAGCCTACGAGGCCAACGAGGCTAGCCAACATGCCTGA
- the LOC120458081 gene encoding peroxisome assembly protein 12 has translation MAEAANVRQNLQNVPSIFEISAAETLDNLIYPALSKIFDYFGLRLDFKLWGSLRIQEELSPLLTWLLQYLYLRKRASSFGESFYGLQRTVTSTGDLLNRRHQFASATLLTFMPYVERKLRSRITRHEETSPWEQRLLSAFHAFHAAKAAHTFLYLVKYASNHSPIFRLLGLTLRYPSEPPKEDQWTYVVLKMLEVLAFFLQFVQWWYSNDQRRKVGGTLINPEAMPRKQLPKEVEQSLPQSGECPVCLLSIQTPTACSVSGYVFCWKCIVSHMKEHGTCPVTQYPISLDDLVRIYET, from the coding sequence ATGGCAGAAGCCGCCAATGTGCGCCAGAACCTCCAGAATGTGCCGTCAATCTTCGAAATTTCGGCGGCGGAGACGCTGGACAACCTGATTTACCCGGCACTGAGCAAGATATTCGACTACTTCGGACTGCGCCTGGACTTTAAACTCTGGGGGAGTCTGAGGATTCAGGAGGAGCTGTCGCCGTTGCTGACTTGGCTGCTGCAGTACCTGTACCTGCGAAAGAGAGCCTCCTCCTTCGGGGAGAGCTTCTACGGATTGCAAAGAACGGTCACAAGCACAGGGGACCTGCTGAACCGCAGGCATCAGTTCGCCTCTGCCACACTGCTAACTTTCATGCCTTACGTGGAGCGGAAGCTGAGGAGCAGGATCACCAGGCACGAGGAGACTAGTCCTTGGGAGCAACGCCTCCTAAGCGCATTCCATGCTTTCCATGCCGCCAAGGCGGCACACACATTCCTTTACCTCGTAAAGTACGCCTCAAACCACTCGCCCATCTTCAGATTGTTGGGTCTGACCCTTCGCTATCCCAGCGAACCGCCCAAGGAGGATCAGTGGACCTATGTGGTCCTCAAAATGCTTGAGGTCCTGGCCTTCTTTCTCCAGTTTGTCCAGTGGTGGTACTCCAACGACCAGCGGCGCAAAGTCGGTGGAACCCTGATTAATCCGGAAGCGATGCCAAGAAAGCAGCTGCCCAAGGAAGTGGAGCAGAGCCTTCCGCAGAGTGGAGAATGCCCGGTCTGCCTGCTGTCCATCCAGACGCCCACTGCCTGCTCCGTATCCGGCTACGTCTTTTGCTGGAAGTGCATCGTTAGCCACATGAAGGAGCACGGCACCTGCCCGGTCACCCAGTATCCCATCAGTCTGGACGACCTGGTGCGCATCTACGAGACGTAA
- the LOC120453084 gene encoding RCC1-like G exchanging factor-like protein has product MILGYMVFTGNTMLKTQRIVIGISRSYTAKAKRIVLAQDKTKIKEYSPKTTDNHEHRVYVWGFQETGALGIQTNVKKAKERYTEMVHHPTRLQFSNNNEITDLAAGYGFTAYAVKRDDGETLFGSGLNTDSQLGFQVKGNPNDPANLDVIIYPTAIKLPRVHGETDEDMRVKNMSAGRAHLVVLTQNGTIFTLGNNSYGQCGRSIIEEERYSKSALIHRISQEDICGKEDEVVQVECGQDHSMFLTKKGRVYTCGWGADGQTGQGNYHTAGQITLIGGDIEKEKIVRLSCSSDCVLALNEAGDAFGWGNSEYGQLDDSELAETQINIPRALKLTKSLGKIKDVAAGGSFCMALNDQGLVYTWGFGILGFGPFVEQTSKPQHLLPPLFGRNDFSNETTVVSIGCGVFHMGAVNSDGDLFMWGKNRFGHLGLGHKKDQFFPFKTAINGKVTKVAYGVDHTIALCKSFF; this is encoded by the coding sequence ATGATTTTGGGTTACATGGTCTTTACCGGGAATACCATGCTGAAAACCCAGAGAATTGTTATCGGCATCAGCAGATCTTACACTGCCAAGGCGAAAAGAATTGTGCTGGCGCAGGACAAGACGAAGATCAAGGAGTACTCGCCGAAAACCACGGATAACCATGAGCACCGAGTCTACGTCTGGGGCTTTCAGGAAACCGGAGCCCTCGGCATTCAAACCAACGTGAAGAAGGCCAAGGAACGCTACACGGAGATGGTACACCATCCGACCCGACTGCAGTTCTCCAACAACAACGAAATCACAGACTTGGCTGCCGGGTACGGATTCACCGCCTACGCCGTAAAAAGAGATGACGGAGAGACGCTTTTTGGCAGTGGTTTGAACACCGACTCCCAGCTAGGTTTCCAGGTGAAGGGAAATCCCAATGATCCAGCCAACCTGGACGTGATCATCTATCCCACAGCCATTAAACTGCCGAGAGTCCACGGAGAAACCGATGAGGACATGCGTGTGAAGAACATGTCGGCGGGTAGAGCTCACCTGGTGGTTCTCACCCAGAATGGAACCATTTTCACCCTGGGAAACAATTCCTACGGCCAATGTGGACGCTCCATCATCGAGGAGGAGCGGTACAGCAAGAGTGCCCTGATCCATAGGATATCCCAGGAAGATATATGCGGCAAGGAGGATGAGGTGGTCCAGGTGGAGTGCGGCCAGGATCACAGCATGTTCCTGACCAAAAAGGGACGCGTTTACACCTGTGGTTGGGGTGCGGATGGACAAACAGGGCAGGGAAACTACCATACCGCTGGGCAAATAACCCTGATTGGAGGAGAtatagaaaaggaaaagaTTGTGAGGCTCAGCTGCTCCTCAGACTGCGTTTTGGCCCTCAACGAGGCGGGCGATGCCTTTGGCTGGGGCAACTCGGAGTACGGACAGCTAGATGACTCTGAGCTGGCCGAAacccaaataaatattccaagAGCCCTCAAACTAACAAAGTCCCTCGGAAAAATCAAGGACGTGGCTGCGGGAGGCTCATTTTGCATGGCTCTCAATGACCAGGGTCTCGTGTACACCTGGGGCTTTGGCATCCTCGGCTTCGGACCCTTCGTGGAGCAAACATCCAAGCCACAGCATCTTTTGCCGCCTTTATTCGGGCGCAATGACTTCAGCAACGAAACCACTGTGGTTTCCATCGGATGCGGAGTATTTCACATGGGCGCCGTCAACTCGGATGGAGACCTCTTTATGTGGGGCAAGAACAGATTCGGGCATCTGGGACTGGGTCACAAGAAGGATCAGTTCTTCCCCTTCAAGACGGCCATCAATGGAAAGGTCACCAAAGTGGCCTACGGAGTGGACCACACCATTGCCTTGTGCAAGTCGTTCTTCTAG